GCTGAGAGACTTTGGTAGGCTTAGCCCAGAGATTTGTCTGGATGACGGTGGTCTTCCTACTGGCACCTCTGAGCCCAGCTGGCCTCAACGTGCACCAtgcagctgggagggaggggggacAGTCCCACTGTGCAGTGTGAAGCCCCAAAAACCTTAGCACTTAAGAGTTTGGCATTGAATGAGCCCTGGGTCTGTCTCACCTGCCCCACATGGGCAGTTACTGACCGGAGTTGGCAGCATTCTGTCGGCTGATCTGAACATTACCTGCTTGCTGACCCTTACTCCAAATATCCATGAAACCATCAATGCCAGTTATTCCCTTGGCAATCTCAGCAGAATCTGTAAGGGGAATGAGCCTACTCACTCAGCCACAGAAGGGATCTGCCTGgtcctgtgctgcagaacaGTTGGAGCTACGAGAAGAGCATCACATCCTGCCATGGCAAGTGCCATTCCCACCTCAAGTAAGCTGTGGCCTTTGCCTTAGGGCTGCTCTCATCGTACCTCAGCCCCATGCTGAGATCAGTGATGTTGCAGAAGGCAGCTCCAGTACACCCTTTACATGTAGATGGGGACAGCTCTCTtgctcccttcccagcacagctccttgcCTTCAGCAAGAAGAGCAACCTCTGGCAGGGTTCTACCTCTGCCcctagtcatagaatcatagaatcatagaatcacagaatcatagaatggtaggggttagaagggacctttagagatcacctagtccaactcccctgcagaagcaggttcacctagatcaggtcacataggaacatgaccagctgggtcttgaagacctccaaggaaggagactccacacacaacccctctgggcagcctgtgccagggctccctcacctgaacagtcaaacagttttttcttatgtttaagtggaactttttgtgttccagcttcatcccattaccccttgtcctgttgctagctactgtagaaaaaagtgatgtcccaacctcctgacacccaccatttagatatttgtaaatgttaataagatctcccctcagtttcctcttctctagactaaacagccccaggtcctgcagcctttactcatatgaaagatgtttgaGTCCCCTgatatcttggtggccctgtgctgcactctctccagaagttctctgtccctcttgagctgaggagcccagaactggaccgagtactccagatgaggcctcaccagggcagagtagagggggagaagaacctcccttgacctgctggctacactcttccaACAGTGCCTTAAGCACATTGGGACAGGGAACAGAGAGGTTACTTCAGGGAGCGGCACGTTCCCATTCATCTGTCGTACAGCACCTCATTACCTTCCCCGTGTAGGGTACATCTGGATGGATCAACCACTTGATTGAGAATGGCCCCAAAAACTTCATAGCCATGACACTGCCCTGCCCTGTCGTGGGGAGAGAACTGGATCCTGTCATCCACGCTGGGGTGGGTGCTGTAAGCGGTGCCGTTCAGCGTCGCCAGCCGGCTCGCCACCACCCCTTTGGTGAGGAGGATCTCCAGGTCCGAGCCGCTCATCAGCAGGTGCTCCGTGAAATCCACGCCCGTCCTCATGTCCAGCAGcaactgctgcagctgagccttctgcagctgcaggaggttCTCCTTCTGCACCGTCAAGTCCTCCAGCTGCTTCAGCAGCCGGTCCCGGTGCTCTTCAATCGCTGCCACATACCCGTTGGTGAACAGGTCAATCTCTGTGGCCATGGCCTCTGCGCGACGGCGCACAGCGCTGCCCGTGTCATCGATGAGGCGGAGCGCACGCTGCAGAGCGCCCACATGCTTCTGGGTGGTCTTCAGCAGCTCCCGCAGGGCGTCCCCGTGCCTGTGGATGACATTGCCCGTGGAGTCGTAAGGGTGCTGCCGGTGCCCGTCCGCCACACAGTCCCGGCACACGGGCTGGTCGCACTGCTCGCAGAACAGCCTCAGCTCCTCTGTGGGATGGCAAGGGCAGAAGAGAGgcctcccagcctggctgcattCCTTGGCATCCTCTAGCTCTGTCACGACATGAGAGGCTGTCTTCTTCTGTCTCCTAGAAGGGAGCAACGGCGCATCACTTTATTCATGTTGGAGGCAAAACACCAACATCCCAGAGCCCTGGAGAACACCAGATCCCACAGACTGTGCAGTCTAGAAGAGGGAAGACTAGCctaaaaaagagaagactgaggaaggatctaattaacatttataagtacctaaaaggtggatgtcaggaggatgaggcaacactttttgtTGTCTCCAGGGTCAGGACTAGGGAgaatgggcataagctggaacacaaaaagttccacttaaacacatagaaaaacttttttcctgtgagggtgatggagccttggcacaggatgtcaagagagggtgtggagtctccttctctggaggttttcaaacccatctggccatattcctgtgtgacctcatcgaggtgaacctgctttaacagagagactggactggatgatctctagagatcccttccagcccctaccattctgtgattctgtgattctgtgattctatgagactGCAAGTCACCATATGAATAGCTCCCTCCTGTCTCCACTGAAACCCACTCCACATGAAGGGATTTGTGGTCTCCTGAGGTACAAGGCTCCACACAAAAGAGGGCAGTATCTGCAAGCAGCTCATCAGAGGCTACTCTCGGGCTCTCTGCCTGTGGTCAGCACTATTTTTAGACCCAAAAGTCATGTGCCTCACCCCAGACCAGGGAACAGGCCGTTTGGCTGCTACTGCCAGCAGTCACTTCACAGCACCTGACAGATgtgggatcatagaatcatagaattgttacagttggaaaagacctttaagatcatcaagtcctcatactgccaagcctTTCActaaccatatccctcagcacctcatctacatgtctttcaaatatctctaTGGACACTGACTCAACCACCTCTCAGGGCAGCCCAAAAAATATCTCAGGATAGTTGCAATTACCCCCAGAGCCCGCTGTGacacaggcagcaggagggcGGTGAGCCCTGCGAAGTGAGAGCTAGCAGGAGATATCTCAAAACAGAATTGCTCACTGACAGACAGTtctggagaggaagaggaggtgcCAGGCTCCTCAGACATCAgccctgtgttttttttaagccCTCAGCTTTAAATTTATTGAGCCAAATGATCTCTAATATCCCTTAGGGGAAAATCTAGTTCAGGCCACTGTCAGAAGACAGTCTGTGGTAAAATCTTTTTATATTATGAAAGTCAGGCATCATTTCTTCCTGGCCACCAGGTTAGGTCTTGTTCAGAGGAGACCAATAATGGGATACAAAGAACCAGACATCTACTATGTAACAGGGCAGCACTAGAGTATTTCcactttttattctcttttggACATTGGCAGCTAGTTATTGAGCAGGATGTAAAagccttctctcctttcttgTCTCCTGTACTAATGACTTCTGGCAATTGTAATGGGAGCTCCAAGCCTGTAAGTAAAGAAATACTCCAAGGACCAAGCTCTATAGAGTTGCTTtgacaacacaaaacaacctcATCGCAGGGCACAGCCCTTACACTACCCCTTTTGCTTCCCACTAATTTCCCTTGGGCCAGTACATTTTCAAAGCCTCATTTGCATAACACCCTTCAAATTCACACTTCCCTGACTCCAACCTAAGATTTCTCTCACTTATTCCAAGGAGCACAACAGTGGCTCTTGGATACTCTGAAATCTTCCCTACACACCAGgatattttttccaaatggTTTTCCTTGGCCCTTGTTCTGCTGTGACGTGAACTAAATAAGGTGCAAGTCTACAGTCACTAGTAGGGTGAAAAAATGGTATCGGTAAACAATGTAGGAAGTAGGTCATAGGGACAAATTTTCTACTGCCTCATACCTTCTGTAGTTATTTCTGTCAGTGCAGCAGGCTGCTATTCAAGATCTGACTGTGGGGTATGAGGCATTAGCTAATCAGAATGGTATGCTGAAAATCATAGCCCCAAGTGGAAAGGTAATGAAGGGCCTAAGCCATTTTACTATAGGCACCAGTCTCTGTAGGGGGGCAGGGCAGCAAGGAACATGCCTCAGTTCTTTCAGGGGAAAGAATTTGCTAATGAagtggaaagcagcagcaatcaTGGAGGGAGCAGGCTGAGCTGATTAACCTAGTCTAAGAGGCTTCCCTGGCTATTTTCCTGGGTATTTTTCTGACCCTGCCTGTCACCTCCTTGCTTCAGAAGGCTATTCAGACTTTTTATCACTTCTTTTCCATGGTGCTGCCTGTTGTCTGCCTTCCTCATTGGCCACTCTTGGGATCCTATCCCTGTTGCAGTCACCTGTTCTTCCTGCCTTACTGATGCAAACTTCTGTGAGGTATATAGATCTCTTCTGCTATCacttcttctgttttctccataTTCCAACAGAACTGAACCCCGCAACATCAGGCAGGCACACTAAGAAACAATAGCATGACTGCTGTAGGCTCCCAGCTTCACAGAAATGCTGAACATTCACAAGAGATACGTGCATACAGGCAAGCACACAAGCCAATCAGGAGGTGGCAACCACAGTAGGCAGACTGGCATCATTTATCTCCTTAAACTCCACCTAAGGGTGCCTTTGCACATACATGCAGTAAATGTTCCCAGAGGCGGGAGAGAGGCAGACCAGCAGCTAAACTTCCTCATTTTCCCTTGTTGGACACGTGCTTTCTCCAAAGCAGGACAGCACACCATGCCAAGCTCTCGTggcgctggcacaggctgcccagggagggtgcagtttccttctctggaggttttccaaaacTGCCTGTACAGGTTCCCACGTGACCTCATTGAgctgaatctgctttagcagggaggttgaactggatgatctctagaggttcctttccaaccccaaacgctctgtgattccgtgattctatgattctgtgactgccTGCAGAGGTGGCTGTTGGAGGGCTGTGGgtctccctgctccagcaacACTAAACCGAGACACAAAGCAGCAAGCGAGCGGttggatcttaaaggtctttttccgATCAAAACGGTCTGATGATACTAAGCCAATGGCCAAAAAGGGCGGCCTGCTTCTGGCCCGAACTGCCTAACCTGCCTGGGACTGACCAACCCACCGCTATAGCAGCTCACTGGTCCCCAGAACAGAGCATCTGACGAGGAGGACAAAACCCAGTTCGAATAAAATGGAAAGCCACGCGGGTTTACTTTGGGTAGCTGTTCGCGGGTCTTCGCCTGCcgccttccccccaccccctgccctccttcccacagccccagcGGGGATGGCCGCGCCTGGGGACCCAGGCCGCCCCCTCACCTGTGAGCCTGGCAGCAGAAGAGGCAGAGGCGGGCGTCGCAGGTCAGGCAGCGCCTGGCGGCCGCCCCATCGGCGCAGAGGTCGcaccccgccgccgccccgccgcggccgAGGGACAGGTAGTCGGGGGTGAGGTGCCCCGTGCCGCCGGCCGGCAGCGCGACCTCGGCGTCGCACACCGGGCAGAGCACGCTGAGGGCCGAGGCCCGTCCCGCCTGCCCCAGCGGACCGAGCCGCTGCAGGCAGGGCGCGCACAGCGAgtgcaggcagggcagcagccgCGGGGACACGGCGGGCTCGGCGCACCCCGCGCAGCGCGGCCCGGACGACATGACGGACTAGCACAATCCGGCGCCGGGCCGGACCCtcgccgccgcggccccgcgcggGCTGCCCCGTTGCCACGGGCGacggcggggggaggcgggtGGGGGGCGTACCCGAACCCGCGCCGCCCTCCGGCGCCGCCGGGCGCTGTGAGGGGCGACAGGCCTCGGTGCGGCCTCGGgacccctcctcctcctgttctTCTGACCCAATAGCCCTTCTCGCCGAGTTCTTCCCACTCCATAAAACTTCCCCACCCGATGGAGCCCGCTCTGCAGGCGGCGGCAGACCGGCCTCTGCCGACCCTTTGCCCGGCTGTCTGCAGGCGTTCCTAGTTTTTCCCTCTGataacaatcacagaatcacagcgtGGTCGGAGCTGAAAGGGACCTCTGCAGATCATCTAGCCTcaccccccctgctaaagcaggttcatgtGGTGAACTGGTGACTGGTGAACTTGCAGAGCAGCTAACCAATACTAGAGAAACTTAACAGAAATGGTGCAACCCAGCCACGGGGCCTGGCTGATGGCTGTGCTGGTTCACTTCACCGGGGGAAACACAATGAATATTATAGGAGGCAGGCTTTCAAATCAGACTGTCACCGAAGAGAAGCTCCTTGGACTTTAGTGGTGTCTACACAATTGCTTTCATCAGTCTGATTCACAAGCTCCTCAAAGAATGAAATCAGATAATGATTTTCAGATGAAGTGCTGCATTCAGCCTTTTAATGACTGATTTTTCTAGCAGCTTCTCCATCAGTTTGCCTAAGACCGTGGCTGTCTTGTGTTATCCCGCTGGCCCTTCTGAATACCAGTGTGACATGAATGTCATTTGAGACTTCCGGCTTTTAAGCTCATTAAGTTGTGTTAAAAATCGACATGCAAGGGACATCTCCAGTTAGGTTTGTTTAGGGCTACTGAGTGCAAATTATCTAAATATACTGATAACTGTAAATACTTAATCTGTAACAGATGTTAACATCCTTCTGATGCATAATGGCTTGACAAAGACACCGTCTTCTTTGTGTGATACACTCAAACATTTCTGTGCCTTTTATGCAGCAATATGAGATCAAGAGTTTTGTGATCAGATGTCTGCAACCTTGAAGCCAACCAAACCAGAAAGGAGTTCTAGCAGCCCCCTTGGGATTAACTATTAGTGAGTGAAGTGGTTAAGAGAGGGTTAGAGAGGTTAGAGAGGGTAAAAGTTGCAGTAATTGTGAGACAATGATGACTTGATAACGATatcaagaagaaagaagaaagactgGTTATTTTAATAATGGAAGGATTAGCAAATGGCACTGTAAGCATGGGTGTGGGAAGAAATTGGGAAGAGAATCATGTTGCTCTTGCACAGAAAAGGTGAGCTACCTGGAAAAACCTCCCGCAGAGAGATGGTGAAATAAATTGTAGCTGGCAATTGCAGAGGAAATCTGAGGTTCCACCCCAGCTGATCTGATCTGATTGTCTGCTATGAGGCTGATGAGATTGGAGTACAGGGCAGATCACTGCTGAGTAAGGCATGAGTCATCACCACCCATCAGTAGCAACCTCCAGATGGCTAGAGGAAGTCCCAGTGAAATGGACTGGAGAGAATAGTCACGAGAGCCCTGTGAAacccagagaaagaaaacagaagcagaaatggaAACCCAGTTAGCAGAAATGCTGACCCAGTGGTCTGCAAAATGGGAGTTGCATTACTAAAAACTTGTGCTTCAGTTTTGATTATCTCCCCCATAATGCTGCTTTCTCAGCGATTGCCAGTCAGTGGAAGAAGCACATGCGCCCAAAGTCCTAAATTGTGGGAGGCAGCTCAACAGATATGTGAATATCTTCAAGAAACATGTTGGACTGCAGAGTGCTGCAAGAACTGGACTAGGAGTCTCCTGAGATGGGAGGCATCTCGGATTACTCAGTTTGCTTTGTCACTGCACAGAATGtaaggatgaaaaaaagaatgtgttttAACTTATAAACACTGATGGGTAATAAAGGAGCATagttacaaaaccaaaaccaattaAAACGTGTCATTAAAATTACACTAAGCaatgatgttttccttttgtcacATTTCACAAGAGCTGATGGATGGCTAATTATCCTCATTTCACTCGAAGACTCGAAGTCTTCTTCAAACTAGTTTTCCTGCTGCTATTGTTAAAGATGAATATCAAAGCTTTTCAGACTGCTTGCTCTGGGTTCCCTACCACACTTTCCCTGCCAgctccttcctctttttcctgtttatttgcTTCTCGTTTCCTATCATTAAGCACTGATACATGGAAGATTTGATAGTTTCCTTCCACTTTCCCTTCAACGACTCTTGACTAATATTCCTATTGTGTTGGCTAATTAGCTCATTCTGGAGAGAGCATtatgctgctttcctgtttatgtttttctaaagaaatattGGTAAAACTTTTTACATCgtgtaccaaaaaaaaccccacctttaaAGCATAGTCTCCCTTGTCGACTTTGTGAATAGTGTGGATATAAACCATTCATTACCTTTGCAATGGGATGCCTCCCTGTTCCTGCCTACTCTTAGTTTTAGGGAGCTGTTTCTGGATATCCTGCCCTAAGAAATGAACTGAAAAACCGTTGAAGCCATAGTCATTAGTGAACGGGAAAGTGAGGAGCAGGCTTGCAATCCCTGAGCTTGCAGAAAAGTCCAAGATGTCTGATGATAAAAAAGAAGTTCTGGAAGtaatttagaaagaaattaCTAGAGATCTTGTTGACAGAAAACAGAGAACCTGTCAAAGTGTCACAGCCTGGGTTAATGGCAGGCAGAGGAACGTGAAAAATGGCTTATGTGGGGAGTttgcaaaagaaagagaggCAGAACAAATGGCTGTCTGCTTTCCAGATGACCAGCAAGTTCAGTTTTACTGTGGATTTGTCCACCCTGGGTACCACTGTGTTTCAGAGACTTCTCtgaacagagcagagctgccaggctgGTCTGCTGCGAATACCTGACACATCATTACTTGTTTCGATGCAAACTGTTCTGTGTTACCCAGCTCACAACTCTTCCCCCTTTACATCAACCTCACCTGGACAATCCAACAAATGACCTCCTGACCGTGGCAGAATCTCTTCCTCATTCAGTTAAACAGGCATTTAAAATTGGCGTTTGACTGGTGGAAGGAGTATTTATGTGCTTCTGGTCCAAGAGTCTATTATCATAAGTCTTTTTACTGAGAAACTGAagtgcattaagaagagtgtggccaacaggtcaagagaggttctcccctacctctattctgccctagtgaggcctcatctggagtactgtgacCAGTTCTGGGGTCCCCAGCTTAAAAGTGACagggaacttttggagagaggcaagggagggccaccaagatgatcaaggggcTGGAgtatctctcttatgaggagagacctggggttgttcagcctggagaagagaacaCAGAGAGGGGATGTTAccaacacttacaaatatctaaagggagtttgtcaagaggatggggcaagtctttttttctgtagtgcccagtgacaggacaaggggtaatgggcataagctggaacacaaaaagttccacttgaacacaaggtaacttctttcctgtgagggtgagggagcccttgcacaggctgtccaaggagagtgtggagtctccatctctgaaggttttcaaatcctgcctggacatgttcctgtgtgacaggCGGAGGGGCTGGACTGGacgatctctagaggtctcttccaaccctgaccattctgtgattctgtcaaaGAGAGGCTGGTGTCATCCCCAGCTCTCACTTTCTGCATGCAGCCTAACACCCCAGGGTTCTCAGAGTGTAAGCATCCAACACTTACCCCACTTGAGGCCAGGCAGAGTCTGGGCATTTTCCACTTCCTGCGAGCCTGGGCTGCCCAATGTGCTGGGGTCCACCTGAGAAGCATGCCatgcccagcccagctgccctcATTAGCTGCGTGGTGGGGTTGTGATGATAGCTGGGATGGGAAGTTTGCAGGCTCAGATAAGATAGCCTCGCTCTCCTTACACTAGTGCTCATCCGAAGCCTGACCCTCAGCACAAGGTGTGAAGCAAGTTTGGATCTGGTGACAGGCTCACAGTGGGTATAATGTAGATGTCACTAATGTGTGACATCTGTGAAAGAGAGCCTCCCCTGGCTCCAGGTTTTGTATTTGTAATGTCTTAGAGacagaggtttttttgtgtgcCTAGATATAAAGAAAATGCTTTGTGTTGGATTCATGTGTCTTTATCTCAGCCTGAACTTCTGGGTTTAGTTCGTGTCTCCTTTGACTCCTGCAGCAGTCTAGTTACTGGACAGTGACCTATAACTCATGGggcttcttctttcttctctatcAGGTGGCAAAGGTCACCCCCATAAGAAAAGAAGGTGCAGGACAGCTCTCCAACATACTAGAATCAAGCTATGAGAAGCAAGtctgcctttggaaaaggaTGTGTCAGTTGGCCTTCGACTGTGCTGGGCAAACAAGCACATTGCCGTAGGACAAGGCTCACATGACACAATTCCTGCAAGCTGATGGCATGGAGGAATGtgacagctgctgcagagggacagcaaTGATTTCCCCACTTGGGGATATTATTTGGGATGGAGAGGGAGGACTTCTGCCCTGGGATGTCTCAGACTTTCTACAAGGCACTTCTGGAGGTACTCAAAAACACATTCGTTACTGAACATCTCCCTTCAAATGTATACACTCTCTCTTTTAAATTTGCAAGTAGCTCTTTGTCTTCAGGCTGTTGTTGAGATTAAGGGACTAAATAAACTAAACTGAAACTCGAGAGACCTCATTGAACATCAAGCcagttcctttcattttcatgcCGGACTCCAAagttcatttctttaaaatgctgtCACGCGTCAACCCCACGCTCCAGCAGAAGGACCTAAACCGTTGCAGTGTGACCTGGTAGAGGTGAAGGaagaaggcagcaaaacagCAAACCTGGCAGACTAAGTCCATGTCACTCACCCACTGATGGGGCACAAACTCCACACACAGGTGCTTGGCTTGACCCTGAAGTAGCAAACTGGAAGCAGATAGGTTACAGATATCTGGTAACacatgaaacacagaaagcaaacacCCAAAGAGATGAGTGGATCTCTCTTGTCTTGAAGAGTTGTGACAATCTGAGGTGGTCAAGTAGTATCCCTTTCAGTTGGCAGGGACTCTTTGAaggcaaaagcagctgcagccaaACCACTCAGTAACACTGCCTTTGTTCAGACTTGCCCTTGCTGTGGCTTCTGACCAGACattcttcctttcccctcctcctgcagccacctACTGCCACTTCCAGATTTCTGCTGCTATAAATATTCTTTCTAATCTTTCTCAAATCCTGCCTACATTTTTTGAAGGGAATATTAAACTGGATTATTTTCAAGCCAGGTTTGCTAAGGAAGTTCTTTGTGATGTCAGGTCAGTCACATTTTTACCTCTCCTTCATCCATGTTTGAGACAAGGGTAGTGAGCTGAAAGACTGTTAGTTTACACATGCTAAAGAAACGGATAAGATACTTAGTACTCACACTGAGAAGATAATGGatccatttttctttcccttcacttCTAGGCTCCTGAGAGACAGGATGATATTATGGTACAATATTATGTGGGGATGCAGCTATTACGGTGGTGGCAGAGGGTGACCATAAAAATGGATCAGCAAgccagagaatcacagaatggtaggggttggaaggcacctttagagatcatctagtccaaccccccctacagaagcaggttcacctagatcaggtcaaacCAGGTTGAGTTAGTTCTGCTGCTCACATAGCAGCTACAGATCACATGAttgaagggggggggggggggtgtagAACAgaccatagaatggtttgggttggaagagaccttcaagaTCACCTAATTCCaccctccctgccatgggcagggacaccttccactaagGCAGGTTGCTCAGAGTCCCATCCAGCCAAGCCTTGATCACTTCCACGGATGAGgctgccacagcctctctgggcaacctgtctgagtgcctcaccatcctcacagggaagaacctCTTCCTAATATCCTGCACTGGAAAGTGTCTGTGGGGTGAGCACATATCAGAATGTACCTTCTGGTGTGGTCACTTTGAGGCAGCATCCCAGCACCAGTACAGCATTCCAGCACCAGTACAGCATCCCCACCTGCAGCACCTTTTCGCCTGCCTCGCAGGATAAGCACAGCCTCTGTGTGTACACAGAAGGAAGGCTGCCAGAACAGGACTTTTCCTGCAGCACTACAGAAACTGGCCTTGCTGTAGGGCAGTGAGAGCAGGGAACTCACTTAGCTGAGGTTAGTATGAGACCTAACAAAGCAGTCGTTTtttgcatacatatatatatttgtgcATGTGTAGATATAAAATATGAAACATTATAAAATCTAACTGCCTGAAGGAAACTGCAAGAGGCTTGCAGGAGGACTagctccctgcagaagcatttgTGAATCTAGTGGGAGTCAGTGTTCTGTTTCAGACAGGTACAGGCCAGCCTGCTGATCACATTTGTTCCCAGGCATCTGCAttcagcacagctctcctgcttCCTTCTTTGGTTGACTTGCCCCAGgctcctcttccctcctgcaTCCAGATCCTTTCCTGTGCCTAATGCCCTGCACTCACTGCCTTTTAGTTTGTTGGCCAGAAAGCAGAACTGGGCATAGACAACCCAATCTCTATTATCCTCAGCCTGTTGCTATCGTGATCGTCCgatgaattgaaaaaaaaatcccaaaactgAACAACAGGGGTAGGAAGACAAGTATTAATGTTTTTACTCAGGTGGCCCAGCAAGAATTAATGCTTGGATCACCCCTCTACTCCAAGTTGGCTCTTTTCAAGCACCAAACTCCCTATTACTACCTCAGAACCTCACTCAGGTGCTGTTCAGAAGAATACAGATGAGGCACAGATGGGCACTCACAGAGACAAGTGACCTTCTGCCTTTTCTAAGCTTCTGCTGAGACTGTAGCTGGCAAGCAGAACCTCTGAAAGGAGGCACTTACTTTGGTGTTGTCTCAATTGCACCCAGCAGCTCTCATGATGATGAGGCTAGACAGGAGCCCGTGACTAGTTATTATTAATGGTGAAGTAACTGTACTCTGCAGCCGGGGGCTGGGGAGAAGTGCTGGCCCTGCAGCCCTTCAGTTCTGCTCCACCATACCCCAAGCTGCAGACCCTCTCCTCTGAGAGTCAAAAGCACCCCGGCCTCCGTCTGGAGCAAGCCACTTGTTCTGTGTGCTGCCTTTTCCTGCCTCACCCAGAGAAGTGGTGGTTGGAAGTTGAAGGGTGAGAATCACCTGTGTTTTCTGTGCTCGGAAGAAACACTCCCAAGGCAATGCGCCTGCTTAGCTGTTCAAGAACTGCAATACAAGGAATATATATTAAT
Above is a window of Colius striatus isolate bColStr4 chromosome 1, bColStr4.1.hap1, whole genome shotgun sequence DNA encoding:
- the TRIM45 gene encoding E3 ubiquitin-protein ligase TRIM45 codes for the protein MSSGPRCAGCAEPAVSPRLLPCLHSLCAPCLQRLGPLGQAGRASALSVLCPVCDAEVALPAGGTGHLTPDYLSLGRGGAAAGCDLCADGAAARRCLTCDARLCLFCCQAHRRQKKTASHVVTELEDAKECSQAGRPLFCPCHPTEELRLFCEQCDQPVCRDCVADGHRQHPYDSTGNVIHRHGDALRELLKTTQKHVGALQRALRLIDDTGSAVRRRAEAMATEIDLFTNGYVAAIEEHRDRLLKQLEDLTVQKENLLQLQKAQLQQLLLDMRTGVDFTEHLLMSGSDLEILLTKGVVASRLATLNGTAYSTHPSVDDRIQFSPHDRAGQCHGYEVFGAILNQVVDPSRCTLHGEDLHSTRQNRLTGFTLLCNDTMGKRIAQGGEAVRVTITHKDKRGCAVKPTVCDNGDGTYHISYSPEDPGLYAVCIYVKGQHVQGSPFTLMVKAKLREHQGVFHCCTFCSSGGQKAARCACGGTMPGGYQGCGHGHKGHPGCPHWSCCGQVKESSECLGDTSQRSLLRTVAL